A single window of Methanothermobacter marburgensis str. Marburg DNA harbors:
- a CDS encoding respiratory chain complex I subunit 1 family protein, whose product MNLMGNIIVNVTIAFLVGSLLLGFQRKVMARIQRRPGPPVIQHLLHTLKFYIKESSFPRTAAMPFYVAIAATLCGIWISAVIVGPVLEGSLLLFFGIYALHKIVEHNAGSSSGSPYGKLSCVRAVFSAAAELPLFAVLAIIYLQTRTMMISDIIGYQSIHGPLILKLPLAAMMFFVLILSKAPYSPFSITKGKDIISGYETEHFGVLRGYLMISESIAWYMLLWIFLTVFIGGLSLPLYILGMVIITAVTAFINATTPMLNPNHSVAIQVILAFAGIAGSIILMLVM is encoded by the coding sequence ATGAATCTGATGGGAAACATCATAGTTAACGTTACAATAGCATTTCTGGTGGGGAGCCTGCTTCTGGGGTTCCAGAGGAAGGTGATGGCGAGGATACAGAGGAGACCAGGACCCCCTGTTATACAGCACCTCCTCCACACCCTTAAGTTCTACATAAAGGAGTCATCGTTCCCCAGGACGGCTGCCATGCCATTCTATGTGGCTATAGCGGCGACACTCTGTGGTATCTGGATTAGCGCGGTTATCGTGGGACCTGTTCTTGAGGGCTCACTCCTGCTCTTCTTCGGGATATACGCCCTCCACAAGATCGTTGAGCACAACGCAGGATCATCATCCGGTTCACCGTATGGTAAGCTCAGCTGTGTCCGCGCGGTTTTCTCTGCTGCAGCCGAACTGCCACTCTTTGCGGTGCTCGCCATCATATACCTGCAGACCAGGACGATGATGATATCCGACATCATAGGCTACCAGAGCATCCACGGGCCACTCATACTGAAGCTCCCCCTGGCGGCCATGATGTTCTTTGTCCTCATACTCTCAAAGGCACCGTACTCACCATTCTCCATAACCAAGGGTAAGGACATAATATCCGGGTATGAGACAGAGCACTTCGGGGTCCTCAGGGGCTACCTGATGATCTCAGAGTCCATTGCATGGTACATGCTCCTCTGGATATTCCTCACGGTATTCATAGGCGGCCTGAGCCTGCCGCTATACATCCTGGGAATGGTGATTATCACGGCGGTAACGGCATTCATAAACGCAACAACACCAATGCTGAACCCCAACCACTCTGTGGCCATACAGGTTATCCTGGCATTCGCCGGTATAGCAGGGTCCATCATTCTTATGCTTGTAATGTGA
- a CDS encoding DUF2104 domain-containing protein yields the protein MIILYGIYLVYTVSFIAGSVTGLLLSYRKYREPFVEEKIDPLALIVALVGWVVLVNAALAPFTPLLRTGGFFMVALVAGMRPGYGRYETVLGAAVAFIIWLLAGTPGW from the coding sequence GTGATAATATTGTATGGAATATACCTTGTATACACGGTTTCCTTTATCGCTGGCTCGGTAACCGGTTTACTCTTAAGCTACCGGAAGTACAGGGAGCCATTTGTGGAGGAAAAAATAGACCCACTGGCACTTATAGTAGCCCTCGTGGGGTGGGTGGTGCTTGTGAATGCGGCCCTGGCACCCTTCACCCCTCTTTTAAGGACCGGGGGGTTCTTCATGGTCGCCCTGGTTGCCGGTATGAGGCCAGGGTATGGTAGATACGAGACGGTCCTGGGGGCTGCGGTGGCTTTTATCATATGGCTCCTGGCCGGGACCCCGGGGTGGTAG
- a CDS encoding DUF1959 domain-containing protein — protein sequence MDEGELMRLMKRRIIESYRWQEDVVKPLSRELEIDLEEFQEILMDKLDMSSLEALHPRFESARPRCIKEKLHSDLQLCWLVDVMEIVDTGDAEALKDEITGMILDGAEYGDALAEGKRRLHEILRS from the coding sequence ATGGATGAAGGAGAACTCATGAGGCTCATGAAGAGGAGGATAATTGAAAGTTACCGGTGGCAGGAGGATGTTGTGAAACCACTCTCCAGGGAACTTGAAATTGATCTGGAGGAGTTCCAGGAGATACTCATGGATAAACTGGACATGTCCAGCCTTGAGGCCCTCCACCCCAGATTCGAGTCTGCAAGGCCAAGGTGCATAAAGGAGAAGCTGCACAGTGACCTCCAGCTCTGCTGGCTCGTTGATGTGATGGAAATCGTGGATACTGGGGATGCAGAGGCACTCAAGGATGAGATAACAGGGATGATCCTGGATGGAGCCGAATACGGAGATGCCCTTGCTGAGGGGAAGAGGAGGCTCCATGAGATACTCCGGTCTTAA
- a CDS encoding NADH-quinone oxidoreductase subunit B family protein: protein MLDALKSILRKTSIHVCLVNTGGCNGCDIEVLALLSPRYDLEQYGIYVHQNPREADVILVTGAVTEQWREKLQRIYSKAPEPKIVVALGNCPISGDVFNQEGGSVYAPVSDFIPVDAEVPGCPPRPSEILEAILSVAPGAIAERGRKR from the coding sequence ATGTTGGATGCTCTTAAAAGTATTCTGAGGAAAACATCAATCCACGTGTGTCTTGTGAACACCGGAGGGTGCAACGGCTGCGACATAGAGGTCCTTGCACTCCTCTCACCCAGATATGACCTTGAACAGTACGGTATATACGTCCACCAGAACCCCAGGGAGGCTGATGTGATACTGGTGACCGGTGCCGTTACAGAGCAGTGGAGAGAGAAGCTTCAGAGGATATACAGCAAGGCACCTGAGCCAAAGATAGTGGTGGCCCTGGGCAACTGCCCCATCTCAGGGGACGTGTTCAACCAGGAGGGTGGGAGCGTCTATGCACCGGTCTCTGACTTCATACCGGTGGACGCTGAGGTCCCTGGTTGTCCGCCAAGGCCATCTGAGATACTTGAAGCGATACTGTCTGTGGCACCCGGTGCAATAGCAGAGAGGGGGAGAAAGAGATGA
- a CDS encoding hydrogenase large subunit — MILPLGPMHPGYKEPIRLKVKTRGEKVLKAEIEYGYVHRGIERVMRNKTWQKAIYLSERVCGICSYIHTQTFAEAFEAISEVEAPPRAQFLRALTNELDRIQSHLIANSTYFKALDHETMFMYMLALREPVMDAIELLTGNRVNMGWNVVGGVRMDASEDHLSRIREIIVDLEREFDRYVEMFEHGPLIGLRSRDVGYMSREEAEKARAVGPIGRASGIRYDFREDHPTYRDHLDFRTIWRDEGDNFARVMNRFDEIRVSIDLIKQVIDSIPSGPVRRKVDVKAGYGEWRNEAPRGEVAYMIETNGNLIKNISIRTPSIMNIDACAKYMLRDVATVADAVATYASADPCIACAERVVVLDENEGKREILL; from the coding sequence ATGATACTGCCACTTGGACCCATGCACCCCGGCTACAAGGAGCCCATAAGGCTCAAGGTTAAGACAAGGGGTGAGAAGGTTCTCAAGGCCGAGATAGAGTATGGATACGTTCACAGGGGAATAGAGAGGGTGATGAGGAACAAGACCTGGCAGAAGGCCATATACCTCTCTGAGCGGGTCTGCGGGATATGCTCATATATACACACACAGACCTTTGCAGAGGCATTTGAGGCCATATCTGAGGTGGAGGCCCCACCGAGGGCCCAGTTCCTCCGTGCACTGACCAACGAACTTGACAGGATACAGAGTCACCTCATTGCAAATTCAACCTACTTCAAGGCCCTTGACCATGAGACAATGTTCATGTACATGCTGGCCCTGAGGGAGCCTGTCATGGATGCCATCGAGTTACTCACAGGTAACCGTGTCAACATGGGCTGGAACGTTGTGGGGGGTGTGAGGATGGACGCCTCAGAGGATCACCTCTCAAGGATAAGGGAGATCATAGTGGACCTTGAAAGGGAATTCGACCGTTACGTTGAAATGTTCGAGCACGGGCCACTCATAGGACTCAGGTCAAGGGACGTGGGTTACATGAGCCGTGAGGAGGCAGAGAAGGCCCGGGCAGTGGGACCCATCGGAAGGGCCTCGGGTATACGGTATGACTTCAGGGAGGATCACCCCACCTACCGGGATCACCTGGATTTCAGGACGATCTGGAGGGATGAGGGGGACAACTTTGCAAGGGTCATGAACCGCTTCGATGAGATAAGGGTCTCAATTGACCTCATAAAGCAGGTGATAGACAGTATCCCCTCCGGCCCTGTGAGGAGGAAGGTGGATGTGAAGGCAGGCTACGGGGAGTGGAGAAACGAGGCACCCCGCGGCGAGGTGGCCTACATGATTGAGACCAACGGAAACCTCATAAAGAACATCTCCATAAGGACCCCCAGCATCATGAACATCGATGCCTGTGCAAAGTACATGCTGCGTGACGTTGCAACCGTTGCAGATGCCGTTGCAACCTATGCCAGTGCAGACCCATGCATAGCATGTGCAGAGAGGGTCGTGGTCCTGGACGAGAATGAGGGAAAGAGGGAGATACTCCTTTAA
- a CDS encoding 4Fe-4S binding protein, with translation MSSVIWYLYEFARKSWAEKFANAHTEHEILEKPERFRDFPTVHKEYCIGCGACTTACPAPGAIKLVRDTDTSEEEGLTYPVIVRGACIRCGFCAEVCPTDPKTIECGENHLIREEFTIVPSEKLYVIDDYLCIRCRKCMKACPVDAIVEEDGRVEIDQSRCIACGDCLEKCPVKGALKRIHVAYVEEQKMVINLAVNELEAAIEERSDDIKKLGAGEVYRMNHPLRPLLERALEILPDEDITRDILEMITDRLKMRIITWSPEKCVQCRLCVDECPSGAITYSEDEGVVRDPEKCLRCSTCYQTCPFGVAGYYVARFLIDESNGEEVIRITIKPAALPVK, from the coding sequence ATGTCCTCTGTAATATGGTACCTCTACGAGTTTGCCCGCAAATCATGGGCAGAGAAATTTGCAAATGCACATACAGAACATGAGATCCTTGAAAAACCCGAAAGGTTCAGGGATTTCCCCACAGTACATAAGGAGTACTGCATAGGCTGCGGGGCCTGCACCACAGCATGCCCTGCCCCCGGCGCGATAAAACTGGTCCGCGATACCGACACCTCCGAGGAGGAGGGCCTGACCTACCCGGTGATAGTGAGGGGGGCCTGTATCAGGTGCGGATTCTGCGCCGAGGTCTGCCCCACCGACCCCAAGACTATAGAATGCGGTGAGAACCACCTCATAAGGGAAGAGTTCACAATCGTACCCTCAGAGAAGCTCTACGTGATAGACGATTACCTCTGCATACGCTGCAGGAAATGCATGAAGGCCTGCCCGGTTGATGCCATCGTTGAGGAGGACGGCAGGGTCGAGATTGACCAGAGCAGGTGCATAGCATGCGGTGACTGCCTTGAGAAGTGCCCTGTCAAGGGTGCGCTCAAGAGGATACACGTGGCATATGTTGAGGAACAGAAGATGGTTATAAACCTGGCTGTCAATGAACTGGAGGCGGCCATCGAGGAGCGCAGTGATGATATAAAGAAACTCGGGGCGGGTGAGGTCTACAGGATGAACCACCCCCTGCGACCCCTCCTTGAAAGGGCCCTTGAGATTCTGCCCGATGAGGATATAACCAGGGACATCCTTGAGATGATAACAGACCGCCTGAAGATGAGGATCATAACATGGAGCCCTGAGAAGTGTGTTCAGTGCAGGTTATGCGTAGATGAGTGCCCATCGGGTGCCATAACCTACTCGGAGGATGAGGGAGTCGTGAGGGACCCTGAAAAGTGTCTCAGGTGCAGCACATGCTACCAGACCTGCCCGTTCGGTGTTGCCGGGTACTACGTTGCAAGGTTCCTCATTGACGAGTCCAACGGTGAGGAAGTGATCAGGATCACCATAAAACCGGCGGCGCTTCCTGTAAAGTGA
- a CDS encoding 4Fe-4S dicluster domain-containing protein: MHHEKCRNCPDKPCLNACPVDAVHIDPDTGEVEIDDRCFGCVLCREACPYDAIRMKTILGEPVRENVPVINPRICRGCGACVSACRTGAIHLTSSGKTGVHSEIDEDKCVRCGYCARACPTEAIKYGEILPRSVVGGKAVVVNQRDCIGCMTCTRVCPSRGAIKVGKINRLPYIDPSYCARCEECMDVCPSAAIKYSSRKRAYENFSKLNNMEIAGEILERESEKLVRNLGRIDSVLRSVKRRFSRDEPEFSVDVTDEIREGIEELVDSDLEILELNHIVDFTKPKRSIRVLEERCIGCGLCVTECPVGVIEPVTPAPVEIKDGCVFCGRCRGVCPVDAVEITEEGFRASDGRIYLERRILRGPRSGSVEVDHVICQRCGVCVNHCPVDAMAMDGEVEVDDDTCILCGECQDICPVTAVKLNLEDDNLE; this comes from the coding sequence ATCCACCATGAGAAATGCAGGAACTGCCCTGATAAGCCCTGCCTGAATGCATGCCCTGTTGATGCCGTGCACATCGACCCGGACACAGGGGAGGTTGAGATAGATGACCGTTGCTTTGGCTGCGTCCTCTGCAGGGAGGCCTGCCCCTACGATGCCATAAGGATGAAGACAATCCTCGGGGAGCCAGTGAGGGAGAACGTCCCTGTGATAAACCCCAGGATCTGCCGTGGCTGCGGTGCCTGTGTATCTGCCTGCAGGACAGGGGCCATACACCTGACATCATCAGGGAAGACAGGGGTTCACAGTGAGATAGACGAGGATAAATGCGTCAGGTGCGGCTACTGTGCAAGGGCATGTCCCACAGAGGCCATAAAATATGGTGAGATCCTGCCGAGATCCGTGGTGGGTGGAAAGGCTGTTGTGGTTAACCAGAGGGACTGCATAGGCTGCATGACCTGCACCAGGGTCTGCCCATCCAGGGGCGCCATAAAGGTTGGTAAGATCAACAGGCTCCCCTACATAGACCCATCATACTGTGCAAGGTGCGAGGAGTGCATGGATGTCTGCCCATCAGCAGCCATAAAGTACTCATCCAGAAAGAGGGCATACGAAAACTTCTCAAAGCTAAATAACATGGAGATAGCAGGGGAGATCCTTGAGAGGGAATCAGAGAAACTCGTAAGGAACCTTGGCAGGATAGACTCGGTTCTGAGGAGCGTGAAGAGAAGGTTCTCCAGGGATGAACCCGAGTTCAGTGTGGATGTCACAGATGAAATAAGGGAAGGTATAGAGGAACTCGTTGACTCGGACCTTGAAATCCTGGAACTCAACCATATAGTGGACTTCACAAAGCCAAAGAGGAGCATAAGGGTCCTTGAGGAGAGGTGCATCGGCTGCGGGCTATGCGTCACCGAGTGCCCGGTTGGAGTTATAGAACCGGTAACACCAGCCCCTGTTGAGATAAAGGATGGATGCGTCTTCTGCGGTCGCTGCAGAGGAGTTTGCCCTGTTGATGCAGTTGAAATAACAGAGGAGGGCTTCAGGGCATCCGATGGCAGGATATACCTTGAGCGCAGAATCCTCAGGGGACCAAGAAGCGGTTCAGTGGAGGTGGATCATGTCATCTGCCAGAGGTGCGGTGTCTGTGTCAACCACTGCCCCGTTGATGCCATGGCAATGGATGGTGAGGTGGAGGTTGATGATGACACCTGCATACTCTGCGGTGAATGCCAGGACATATGCCCTGTTACCGCAGTGAAACTTAACCTGGAGGATGATAACCTTGAATAG
- a CDS encoding energy-converting hydrogenase A, subunit R — MITLNRVFVTDCEGPVSLNDNAFEAAAHFMPEGDRFFRKVSEFDDILADEIKRPGYNAGDTLKLIVPFLVAYGVTDEKLIEFSEETLKLVPGAEETLELAMQLMPAYIISTSYRHYIEALCRRTGFPIENTRHTTLTLNVPVGDDEREMLMKLREEVIDGDFQDLDEIFFKKIPQMRIGRLLEEVQTVGGDGKRVALKGILSELGLTAKAAMYVGDSITDVEPLRELRGKGIPISFNGNRYALREAEVAVISEDARALLPLVDLHSRFGRNYVMEFVKAYSDDPERALESFRVDFRVAERFENIFRDAYPTITPVDDTDELVEESLAVRKRIRGEDVGSLG; from the coding sequence ATGATAACCTTGAATAGGGTCTTTGTGACAGACTGCGAGGGCCCGGTTTCACTGAACGACAACGCATTCGAGGCCGCGGCCCACTTCATGCCTGAAGGTGACAGGTTCTTCAGGAAGGTCAGCGAATTTGATGACATACTGGCAGATGAGATAAAAAGGCCCGGCTACAATGCAGGGGACACCCTGAAACTCATAGTCCCCTTCCTGGTGGCCTACGGTGTCACCGATGAGAAGCTAATTGAATTCTCAGAGGAAACCCTCAAACTTGTACCAGGGGCAGAGGAGACCCTCGAGCTTGCCATGCAGCTCATGCCAGCCTACATAATAAGCACAAGTTACAGGCACTACATAGAGGCCCTCTGCAGGCGGACAGGCTTCCCCATTGAGAACACCCGCCACACAACCCTCACCCTCAACGTCCCTGTTGGGGATGATGAAAGGGAGATGCTCATGAAACTCAGGGAGGAAGTCATTGATGGAGACTTCCAGGACCTGGATGAGATATTCTTCAAGAAAATACCACAGATGAGGATAGGGAGGCTCCTTGAGGAGGTCCAGACTGTTGGCGGGGACGGTAAGAGGGTCGCCCTGAAAGGGATACTCTCTGAACTTGGTTTAACAGCGAAGGCGGCCATGTATGTGGGTGACAGCATAACAGATGTCGAGCCCCTCAGGGAACTCAGGGGGAAGGGTATACCCATCTCATTCAACGGCAACAGGTACGCACTCAGGGAGGCCGAGGTTGCCGTCATATCCGAGGATGCAAGGGCCCTCCTGCCACTCGTGGACCTCCACTCAAGGTTCGGGAGGAACTACGTAATGGAATTCGTTAAGGCGTACTCCGATGACCCTGAAAGGGCCCTTGAATCCTTCAGGGTGGACTTCAGGGTTGCTGAGAGATTCGAGAACATATTCCGGGACGCCTACCCAACCATCACACCGGTGGATGATACCGATGAACTCGTTGAGGAGAGCCTCGCAGTCAGGAAGAGGATCAGAGGGGAGGATGTGGGGTCCCTGGGCTGA
- a CDS encoding formylmethanofuran--tetrahydromethanopterin N-formyltransferase yields the protein MEINGTVIEDTFSEAFTGRCVRATITARDMETVRRAAYDSTATPGAVIGRVEGGVESFHSADETPDGRPGATVQFYYALPDLEKFQVELSYRIRQDILVKPFTALYNSTPDPEGYMDMMKHVGHCGDGYEWIEEFGGREMINIPIAVPDFKIESKMGYRDAIMGANFWYMCRDPETVLEAGRAAINAIGEVEGVVTPFDICSAASKPETNYPWIGPTTNHPYCPSLRDLLGDKSKVPEGVGYIPEIVINGLSLEALEEAMRAGIETVCRYDGVLMVSAGNYDGKLGDHRIDLHGVL from the coding sequence ATGGAGATTAACGGAACGGTGATCGAGGATACATTTTCAGAGGCCTTCACCGGAAGGTGTGTGAGGGCCACCATAACGGCCCGTGACATGGAAACCGTAAGGAGGGCGGCCTACGATTCAACTGCAACCCCAGGCGCGGTTATAGGGAGAGTTGAGGGTGGCGTTGAATCATTCCACTCGGCTGATGAAACACCAGATGGGAGGCCAGGGGCCACTGTACAGTTCTACTATGCCCTCCCCGACCTGGAGAAGTTCCAGGTTGAACTCTCCTACAGGATCAGGCAGGACATACTGGTGAAACCATTCACAGCCCTCTACAATTCCACACCTGACCCTGAGGGGTACATGGATATGATGAAGCATGTGGGCCACTGTGGGGACGGTTATGAGTGGATTGAGGAGTTTGGTGGCCGTGAAATGATCAACATCCCCATAGCGGTCCCGGACTTTAAGATTGAGTCAAAGATGGGGTACAGGGATGCGATCATGGGGGCCAACTTCTGGTACATGTGCAGGGACCCTGAAACCGTCCTTGAGGCTGGAAGGGCCGCCATAAATGCCATAGGGGAGGTTGAGGGTGTTGTAACACCCTTCGATATCTGCTCGGCCGCCTCCAAGCCCGAGACCAATTACCCCTGGATAGGCCCCACAACCAACCACCCCTACTGTCCAAGTCTCAGAGACTTACTGGGTGATAAGTCAAAGGTCCCTGAGGGGGTCGGGTACATACCGGAGATAGTCATAAATGGCCTGTCCCTTGAGGCACTTGAGGAGGCCATGAGGGCGGGTATAGAGACTGTCTGCCGCTACGACGGCGTCCTGATGGTGTCAGCGGGTAACTATGATGGTAAACTTGGGGACCACAGGATAGACCTTCATGGTGTTCTCTGA
- a CDS encoding carbohydrate kinase family protein: MLFDAVGLGALNMDQLHMVERIAGPDEEVFVRSILESCGGSAANTIIGLARLGLRTAFIGKVAGDREGSILRENLKGGGVADYVAVSDEGRSGRVMGFVDPQGNRALYVDPGVNDTLSMDEVREEALKTRLLHLTSFAGSGIRVQREVLGVIDDSVTVSLDPGHLYAERGASELEGILERTDILLVNRRELEILTGSPDPAMASAELGVDVVVMKMGSEGVRAFDGSEVMVEALETSCRDTTGAGDAFNAGFLYAWLSGHGLEVSCLFGNYMASRCIEGYGATSSLPGREALEVLEGYLRDTYQEKRGDSGK, encoded by the coding sequence ATGTTATTCGATGCCGTGGGCCTCGGGGCCCTTAACATGGACCAGCTCCACATGGTTGAGAGGATAGCAGGACCCGACGAGGAGGTCTTTGTACGCAGTATCCTGGAGTCCTGCGGTGGATCAGCAGCCAACACCATAATAGGCCTTGCAAGGCTTGGCCTGAGGACGGCCTTCATCGGCAAGGTTGCCGGTGACAGGGAGGGTTCCATCCTAAGGGAGAACCTGAAGGGGGGGGGTGTCGCCGATTACGTTGCCGTTTCAGATGAGGGAAGAAGCGGCAGGGTCATGGGATTCGTTGACCCCCAGGGAAACAGGGCACTCTATGTGGACCCCGGGGTTAACGACACCCTCAGCATGGATGAGGTCCGGGAGGAGGCACTGAAAACCAGGCTACTGCACCTCACATCCTTTGCAGGATCAGGTATCAGGGTCCAGAGGGAGGTCCTGGGGGTCATCGATGACTCTGTGACAGTGAGCCTCGACCCCGGCCACCTATATGCGGAGCGGGGCGCATCTGAACTTGAGGGTATCCTTGAGAGGACAGACATTCTCCTGGTCAACCGGAGGGAACTGGAGATCCTGACAGGATCCCCTGACCCTGCCATGGCATCGGCAGAACTGGGGGTTGACGTGGTTGTCATGAAGATGGGCTCTGAGGGTGTCAGGGCCTTCGATGGCTCCGAGGTGATGGTTGAGGCACTCGAGACCAGCTGCAGGGATACAACGGGCGCCGGGGATGCATTCAATGCAGGTTTCCTCTATGCATGGCTTTCAGGACATGGGCTTGAGGTGTCATGCCTCTTTGGAAACTACATGGCATCAAGGTGCATAGAGGGCTACGGTGCCACATCGTCCCTCCCAGGGAGGGAGGCCCTTGAGGTTCTGGAGGGGTACCTCAGGGATACCTATCAGGAAAAGCGCGGTGATTCTGGAAAATAA
- a CDS encoding 4Fe-4S binding protein, translating into MDIVFKKKLDDLQRDVALKSMDLEESPEEVGVELGRCSVRDKFIDITPKCVRCNLCVEECPVDAISDSSASRAARILDNCVKCEICAQTCPVRCINVVESTATIDEDVTYNLEYLRIPHRTLRMRDIQVTDKCTACGTCERFCPTGAIRVGETAAVDRSICIGCGACVNVCPSDAIKLERELGPVIETRRLMVDQDACVECLVCEENCPTGAIRIEDGEVVVDGDKCILCEVCSSKCPVAALKLERLSDES; encoded by the coding sequence ATGGATATTGTCTTTAAAAAGAAACTTGATGATCTCCAGAGGGACGTTGCACTGAAGTCGATGGACCTTGAGGAGAGCCCTGAGGAAGTCGGGGTGGAACTTGGAAGGTGCAGTGTTCGCGATAAATTCATAGACATAACACCAAAGTGCGTCAGGTGCAACCTCTGCGTTGAGGAGTGCCCTGTTGACGCAATATCAGATTCATCTGCCTCACGGGCCGCCAGGATACTCGATAACTGTGTTAAATGTGAGATATGTGCCCAGACCTGTCCCGTGAGATGTATAAATGTTGTTGAGAGCACAGCCACAATTGATGAGGATGTCACATACAACCTTGAATACCTGAGGATTCCCCACAGAACACTCCGCATGAGGGATATTCAGGTTACAGATAAATGCACCGCCTGCGGCACCTGCGAGAGGTTCTGCCCCACAGGCGCAATAAGGGTGGGGGAAACTGCAGCGGTTGATAGATCCATATGCATTGGATGCGGTGCCTGCGTCAACGTGTGCCCCTCAGATGCCATAAAACTTGAAAGGGAACTCGGACCTGTCATTGAGACCCGTAGACTCATGGTTGATCAGGATGCATGTGTTGAGTGCCTTGTATGTGAGGAGAACTGCCCCACCGGAGCCATAAGGATTGAGGATGGGGAAGTTGTTGTTGATGGAGATAAATGTATCCTCTGTGAGGTCTGTTCGTCTAAGTGTCCTGTGGCAGCACTTAAACTGGAGAGGTTGTCAGATGAAAGTTAA
- a CDS encoding CBS domain-containing protein has translation MKVKEIMDKEFIAVSPGDRVVDVSLKMEKTRKFTTPVVDDEGKLVGWVTSFDVMRGLRDGVELVSDVMQPPERIVHVNENDPARLAVLETAHHKLVSVPVLDDEGRVVGVVRSFDIVETLSQLYEIKVYKIFEAMNSELKGVSWDELMEAAAIITRRRTGKRIKPKEYEERIRNSTFGEAIWATGGLEKFFVGLIAIGELVIARKIARARK, from the coding sequence ATGAAAGTTAAGGAGATAATGGATAAGGAGTTTATAGCCGTCTCCCCTGGGGACCGGGTTGTTGATGTATCCCTGAAGATGGAGAAGACAAGGAAATTCACAACACCTGTTGTTGATGATGAGGGGAAGCTTGTTGGATGGGTTACAAGCTTTGATGTTATGAGGGGACTCAGGGATGGAGTTGAACTTGTATCCGATGTCATGCAGCCCCCTGAGAGGATAGTCCACGTCAATGAGAACGACCCGGCGCGGCTGGCGGTCCTTGAAACAGCCCACCACAAACTTGTTAGTGTCCCTGTACTGGATGATGAGGGAAGGGTTGTCGGTGTTGTGAGGTCCTTTGACATCGTTGAGACCCTCTCACAGCTCTATGAGATCAAGGTCTACAAGATATTTGAGGCCATGAACAGTGAACTCAAGGGTGTTAGCTGGGACGAACTCATGGAGGCCGCAGCAATCATCACAAGGAGGCGCACTGGTAAGAGGATCAAGCCGAAGGAATACGAGGAGAGGATCAGGAACTCCACATTTGGCGAGGCCATATGGGCTACAGGTGGCCTTGAAAAGTTCTTTGTGGGTCTGATAGCCATAGGTGAACTTGTGATTGCAAGAAAGATTGCGAGGGCAAGGAAGTAA